One Dysidea avara chromosome 7, odDysAvar1.4, whole genome shotgun sequence genomic region harbors:
- the LOC136262356 gene encoding uncharacterized protein produces the protein MIAMERSQSQQRVWPTANEIDGDVVDNSTQSHLLTKENRRLLVQYFTSRTSSTGQTRQRNASFHGDFDNARYHDEWTTRHHVLEYPPVTNPVTNGNHHVTSSNHRVTNDNHHENYRVVRRHYSRQHSVGGYDDGYYGNDELQPHHRYGHYKSCNVIGSVSHDPARHLSQSRSVYNIHSNYPATTNVATHSNHLSSTNLTAHSNHITQSSAAVRPNHHLTKSPSSLAVHASGIEYICNFTSTHKVVNSRSRSAQDLRRVSWHGDFQLQQSATANDTPTRKRRNKRHKKCLIM, from the exons ATGATTGCTATGGAAAGGAGCCAATCACAGCAGAGGGTGTGGCCTACAGCTAATGAGATTGATGGTGATGTAGTTGATAATTCTACCCAATCACATTTACTCACTAAGGAGAACAGACGCTTGTTAGTACAATACTTTACTAGTAGAACCAGCTCAACTGGTCAAACAAGACAACGGAATGCTAGTTTCCATGGTGATTTTGATAATGCTCGATACCATGATGAGTGGACTACAAGACATCATGTGTTGGAGTATCCCCCAGTAACTAATCCTGTAACCAATGGCAACCATCATGTAACCAGTAGCAACCATCGTGTAACCAATGACAACCATCATGAAAACTATCGTGTAGTGAG GAGACACTACAGTAGACAACATTCTGTTGGTGGATATGATGATGGTTACTATGGCAATGATGAACTTCAACCACATCATAGATATGGTCACTACAAATCCTGTAATGTTATTGGCTctgtatcacatgatccagcCCGACACCTCTCCCAATCTAGAAGTGTGTATAATATTCATTCTAACTACCCAGCTACTACTAATGTAGCCACCCATTCTAACCACCTATCCTCGACTAATCTAACAGCCCATTCTAACCACATCACACAATCTAGTGCAGCAGTCCGACCTAATCATCATCTCACAAAGTCTCCATCTAGTTTAGCAGTCCATGCTAGTGGTATAGAATATATTTGTAACTTCACATCTACTCATAAAGTAGTCAACAGCCGGTCAAGATCAG CTCAGGACTTGAGGCGTGTTAGTTGGCATGGTGACTTTCAGCTTCAGCAGTCTGCAACAG CCAATGATACACCCACGAGAAAAAGAAGAAACAAAAGACACAAAAAGTGTTTGATCATGTAA
- the LOC136261360 gene encoding uncharacterized protein isoform X2, whose amino-acid sequence MLQQSLRRIYPTFVATVTVLMVYLYWWQESEVDTIPYYNPNGDQLILRQVENFSLGEQLGNKSRINDIHLPVEGNWCGDNNVWNNYAIFHRDVLRGHRKGNGYLRYYCRPTYQRCGGYGNRIQAITVALIMAMLTDRVFLMEMTYPLQLLDYLGPNAISPTRISRYWLPFAEDLLSPSGPELIEFRSNEGFEFFYPQMLKSPVILERFLSLGVSNRTHFASLYGCTTKFLFRPRPITSWSVMSQLSSLGLTTGKYVAVHIRTSLSSLDCGPRHATPESWAKFLQCALLASERLAKLLGLDYTLIYVASDEDVVKEFALRNYGERVVLSQVYTLHVDRPRVDTPQLLHEGFLGMLSDMEVLSRAAILIKSHSTFSDVIEGLGLFLPNESFIVNDCPYT is encoded by the exons ATGTTACAGCAATCACTTCGTAGAATATACCCAACATTTGTCGCGACGGTTACCGTGTTGATGGTATACTTGTACTGGTGGCAGGAGTCTGAAGTAGATACAATACCTTACTACAATCCTAACGGTGATCAACTGA TTCTACGACAAGTGGAGAACTTTTCACTGGGCGAACAATTGGGCAACAAGTCAAGGATAAATGACATTCACTTACCTGTGGAGGGCAATTGGTGTGGAGACAACAATGTCTGGAATAACTACGCCATTTTCCACCGTGATGTGTTACGTGGTCATCGTAAGGGTAATGGTTATTTGAG GTACTACTGCAGACCTACCTATCAGCGATGTGGTGGCTATGGTAACAGAATACAGGCTATCACAGTAGCACTGATTATGGCAATGTTAACAGACAGAGTGTTCTTAATGGAAATGACATACCCTCTCCAGTTATTAGATTACCTTGGTCCTAATGCCATAAG TCCAACAAGGATCAGTCGCTATTGGTTACCATTTGCTGAGGATCTGCTAAGTCCCTCTGGACCAGAGTTGATTGAGTTTCGTAGCAACGAAGGATTTGAATTTTTCTATCCACAGATGTTAAAATCACCAGTAATCTTGGAGCGTTTCTTATCTCTTGGGGTAAGCAATCGGACACACTTTGCCAGTTTGTATGGTTGTACTACAAAGTTTCTTTTCCGACCTCGTCCCATTACATCATGGTCTGTGATGTCACAGCTGTCAAGTCTGGGCTTGACAACAGGCAAGTATGTTGCTGTGCACATTCGAACCAGTTTGTCAAGTTTGGATTGTGGACCCCGACATGCCACACCAGAATCTTGGGCCAAGTTCTTGCAGTGTGCACTCTTGGCATCAGAACGCTTAGCTAAGTTGTTGGGATTAGACTATACACTGATATATGTTGCTTCTGATGAAGATGTTGTCAAGGAATTTGCCCTACGTAACTATGGAGAACGTGTGGTTCTTAGCCAG gtgtacacaCTACATGTGGACCGACCAAGAGTAGACACACCTCAGCTACTACATGAAGGATTCCTGGGAATGTTAAGTGATATGGAAGTGTTATCACGAGCAGCCATTTTAATCAAGTCACATAGCACATTTTCTGATGTCATTGAAGGACTGGGACTCTTTCTGCCAAATGAATCGTTTATTGTAAATGATTGTCCGTACACTTAA
- the LOC136261360 gene encoding uncharacterized protein isoform X1 — protein MLQQSLRRIYPTFVATVTVLMVYLYWWQESEVDTIPYYNPNGDQLILRQVENFSLGEQLGNKSRINDIHLPVEGNWCGDNNVWNNYAIFHRDVLRGHRKGNGYLRYYCRPTYQRCGGYGNRIQAITVALIMAMLTDRVFLMEMTYPLQLLDYLGPNAIRWDINVVPHTIVEHDLYSPTRISRYWLPFAEDLLSPSGPELIEFRSNEGFEFFYPQMLKSPVILERFLSLGVSNRTHFASLYGCTTKFLFRPRPITSWSVMSQLSSLGLTTGKYVAVHIRTSLSSLDCGPRHATPESWAKFLQCALLASERLAKLLGLDYTLIYVASDEDVVKEFALRNYGERVVLSQVYTLHVDRPRVDTPQLLHEGFLGMLSDMEVLSRAAILIKSHSTFSDVIEGLGLFLPNESFIVNDCPYT, from the exons ATGTTACAGCAATCACTTCGTAGAATATACCCAACATTTGTCGCGACGGTTACCGTGTTGATGGTATACTTGTACTGGTGGCAGGAGTCTGAAGTAGATACAATACCTTACTACAATCCTAACGGTGATCAACTGA TTCTACGACAAGTGGAGAACTTTTCACTGGGCGAACAATTGGGCAACAAGTCAAGGATAAATGACATTCACTTACCTGTGGAGGGCAATTGGTGTGGAGACAACAATGTCTGGAATAACTACGCCATTTTCCACCGTGATGTGTTACGTGGTCATCGTAAGGGTAATGGTTATTTGAG GTACTACTGCAGACCTACCTATCAGCGATGTGGTGGCTATGGTAACAGAATACAGGCTATCACAGTAGCACTGATTATGGCAATGTTAACAGACAGAGTGTTCTTAATGGAAATGACATACCCTCTCCAGTTATTAGATTACCTTGGTCCTAATGCCATAAGGTGGGACATTAACGTTGTGCCTCATACAATAGTGGAACATGACCTGTATAGTCCAACAAGGATCAGTCGCTATTGGTTACCATTTGCTGAGGATCTGCTAAGTCCCTCTGGACCAGAGTTGATTGAGTTTCGTAGCAACGAAGGATTTGAATTTTTCTATCCACAGATGTTAAAATCACCAGTAATCTTGGAGCGTTTCTTATCTCTTGGGGTAAGCAATCGGACACACTTTGCCAGTTTGTATGGTTGTACTACAAAGTTTCTTTTCCGACCTCGTCCCATTACATCATGGTCTGTGATGTCACAGCTGTCAAGTCTGGGCTTGACAACAGGCAAGTATGTTGCTGTGCACATTCGAACCAGTTTGTCAAGTTTGGATTGTGGACCCCGACATGCCACACCAGAATCTTGGGCCAAGTTCTTGCAGTGTGCACTCTTGGCATCAGAACGCTTAGCTAAGTTGTTGGGATTAGACTATACACTGATATATGTTGCTTCTGATGAAGATGTTGTCAAGGAATTTGCCCTACGTAACTATGGAGAACGTGTGGTTCTTAGCCAG gtgtacacaCTACATGTGGACCGACCAAGAGTAGACACACCTCAGCTACTACATGAAGGATTCCTGGGAATGTTAAGTGATATGGAAGTGTTATCACGAGCAGCCATTTTAATCAAGTCACATAGCACATTTTCTGATGTCATTGAAGGACTGGGACTCTTTCTGCCAAATGAATCGTTTATTGTAAATGATTGTCCGTACACTTAA